From Paenibacillus sp. PK3_47, the proteins below share one genomic window:
- a CDS encoding alpha-glucosidase gives MNRAFWKEAVVYQIYPRSFQDSNGDGIGDLRGIISRLDYLQKLGVDVVWMSPVYKSPNDDNGYDISDYEDIMDEFGTLQDWEELLAGLHERGIKLMMDLVINHSSDEHAWFVESRSSKDNPYREYYIWRPGGPDGEPPNNWSSIFSGSAWELDEATGEYYLHLFSRKQPDLNWENPKLREALYKMMTFWLDKGVDGLRMDVINMISKVEGLPSVHRDDLDPGRLAGGGEYYMNGPRVHEYLQEMNREVLSKYDVMTVGETPGVSVEDAILYTAEDRKELQMVFQFEHMDIDAGPGGKWEIMPWNLTKLRDILHKWQVGLAEQGWNSLYLNNHDQPRMVSRFGHDGEYRVLSAKMLATLLHTLKGTPYIYQGEEIGMTNVKFPVLEDYKDIESLNMYREKVTEGGGDHDTILNAIHAKGRDNARTPMQWDDSANAGFTEGTPWLKVNPNYKDINVQQALADDNSIFYYYQKLISLRKEHLIMTYGEYKLLLPEHEYVYAYTRTLEDEQWLILLNFSADPQSVELPQELAAVTSTIIGNYADEPAAAERETLRPYEARVCRLGN, from the coding sequence ATGAACAGAGCCTTTTGGAAAGAAGCCGTAGTCTACCAGATCTATCCCCGCAGCTTCCAGGACAGCAACGGAGACGGGATCGGCGATCTGCGGGGGATCATCTCCCGGCTGGATTATCTGCAGAAGCTGGGTGTCGATGTAGTCTGGATGTCGCCTGTCTATAAATCGCCGAACGATGACAACGGTTATGACATCAGCGATTATGAGGATATCATGGATGAATTCGGCACGCTCCAGGACTGGGAAGAGCTGCTGGCCGGGCTGCATGAACGCGGCATCAAGCTGATGATGGACCTCGTCATTAACCATTCCTCGGATGAGCACGCCTGGTTCGTGGAATCCCGCTCCTCGAAGGATAATCCGTACCGGGAATATTATATCTGGCGCCCGGGCGGTCCGGACGGCGAGCCGCCAAATAACTGGAGCTCTATCTTCAGCGGTTCGGCATGGGAGCTGGATGAAGCTACAGGGGAATATTATCTCCATCTTTTCTCGCGCAAGCAGCCGGATTTGAACTGGGAGAATCCCAAACTCCGCGAAGCCCTCTACAAAATGATGACCTTCTGGCTGGACAAGGGTGTAGACGGTCTGCGGATGGACGTAATTAACATGATCTCCAAGGTTGAGGGTCTGCCTTCTGTCCACAGGGATGATCTTGACCCCGGCAGACTGGCGGGCGGCGGCGAATATTATATGAACGGTCCAAGAGTCCATGAATATCTGCAGGAGATGAACCGGGAAGTCTTATCCAAATATGACGTTATGACCGTCGGCGAAACTCCTGGAGTCAGCGTGGAGGACGCCATTCTGTATACTGCCGAAGACCGCAAGGAGCTGCAGATGGTGTTCCAGTTTGAACACATGGATATCGACGCCGGGCCAGGCGGCAAATGGGAGATCATGCCCTGGAACCTCACAAAGCTGCGCGATATTCTGCACAAATGGCAGGTCGGGCTCGCAGAACAAGGCTGGAACAGCCTGTATCTGAACAATCATGACCAGCCGCGAATGGTATCGCGTTTTGGGCATGACGGAGAGTACCGTGTGCTCTCGGCCAAAATGCTGGCCACCCTGCTCCATACGCTGAAAGGCACACCTTATATTTATCAGGGTGAAGAAATCGGCATGACCAATGTAAAGTTCCCGGTGCTTGAGGATTACAAGGATATCGAGAGTCTGAATATGTACCGTGAAAAGGTCACGGAAGGCGGCGGGGATCATGATACGATCCTGAACGCTATCCATGCCAAAGGCCGGGATAATGCCCGTACCCCGATGCAGTGGGACGACTCTGCAAATGCAGGCTTTACTGAGGGTACGCCATGGCTTAAGGTCAACCCGAACTACAAGGATATCAATGTGCAGCAGGCGCTGGCGGACGATAATTCCATCTTTTATTACTACCAGAAGCTGATCTCCCTGCGCAAAGAGCATCTCATTATGACCTATGGTGAGTATAAGCTGCTGCTGCCGGAGCATGAATATGTATACGCTTATACCCGGACGCTGGAGGACGAACAATGGCTGATTCTGCTTAATTTCAGCGCGGATCCGCAAAGCGTAGAGCTGCCGCAGGAGCTGGCTGCCGTAACTTCAACCATTATCGGAAATTACGCGGATGAACCGGCTGCAGCGGAACGCGAAACCCTCCGGCCTTACGAAGCCCGGGTCTGCCGTCTTGGCAACTGA
- a CDS encoding family 65 glycosyl hydrolase domain-containing protein → MKQYLKIDEWSIIEESFDPQTQEISESIFSIGNGYMGGRANFEEQYSGHSLQGSYMAGVYYPDKTRVGWWKNGYPEYFAKVLNSTNWIGIGIEIDGTPLDLAACTVSQFRRVLNMKEGTLSRSFTAVLEDGKEIKVESIRIVSMARHEIGAIRYSMIPVNFDGQLTITPYLDGDIKNKDANYDEKFWNEVEKKASPEGGYLTLKTKKLDFHVTSAFAYDILVNGEKLTEEAEAVERDKYVASKNTVNVQTGDQVVIYKYAANVTSRNYGLGQLVEAAHTALESAREAGFVTLLTEQSAAWGEKWKESDIIIEGDVSAQQAIRFNIFQLNQTYNGEDDRLNIGPKGFTGEKYGGSTYWDTEAYCVPFYLSTADSSIARNLLIYRYKHLEKAKENARKLGFKKGALYPMVTMNGEECHNEWEITFEEIHRNGAIAYAIYNYVNYTGDKAYLGQYGLEVLVEISRFWEERVHYVPRKDKYVMLGVTGPNEYENNVNNNWYTNRIAAWTMEYTLEALAYLKDNESSRYAELAEKLELADSETDKWNEIIAKMYYPADEELGIFLQQDGFLDKEIIQVKDVHPENLPLNQKWSWDRILRSCFIKQADVLQGLYFLGDRYDLDTKRRNFDFYEPITVHESSLSPCIHAILACELGYKEKAYEMYLRTSRLDLDNYNNDTEDGCHTTSMAGTWMSVVHGFGGLRVLADRLVLNPSNPGHWTSYSFKIMFRGSRLKVNVTDAQVTVVNETDIPAPVTIFGKEYTVNGLSSVTAEGSSVAV, encoded by the coding sequence ATGAAACAATATTTAAAAATCGACGAATGGTCCATTATTGAAGAATCCTTTGATCCGCAGACGCAGGAAATTTCCGAAAGCATCTTCAGCATCGGGAACGGCTATATGGGCGGAAGAGCCAACTTTGAAGAGCAGTACAGCGGTCACAGCCTGCAGGGCAGCTACATGGCGGGTGTGTACTATCCGGACAAAACACGGGTCGGCTGGTGGAAAAACGGCTATCCGGAGTATTTTGCCAAGGTACTCAACAGCACCAACTGGATCGGCATCGGCATTGAAATCGACGGTACCCCGCTGGATCTGGCAGCATGCACGGTCAGCCAGTTCCGCCGCGTGCTGAATATGAAGGAAGGTACCCTTTCCCGCAGCTTCACGGCCGTGCTTGAAGACGGCAAGGAAATCAAAGTCGAGAGCATCCGCATTGTCAGCATGGCCCGCCACGAGATCGGAGCGATCCGCTATTCGATGATTCCGGTGAATTTTGACGGACAGCTTACAATTACGCCTTATCTGGACGGTGACATCAAGAACAAGGACGCCAACTACGACGAGAAGTTCTGGAATGAAGTCGAGAAAAAAGCTTCCCCTGAGGGCGGTTACCTCACTCTGAAGACGAAAAAGCTTGATTTTCACGTAACCTCCGCCTTTGCCTATGACATTCTGGTTAACGGAGAGAAGCTCACGGAAGAAGCCGAAGCTGTTGAACGCGATAAATATGTAGCCAGCAAAAACACGGTAAATGTACAGACAGGTGACCAGGTGGTTATTTATAAGTATGCTGCCAACGTCACTTCCCGCAATTACGGGCTGGGACAACTGGTGGAAGCTGCCCATACGGCGCTGGAAAGTGCCCGTGAGGCCGGCTTTGTAACGCTGTTGACCGAGCAATCCGCGGCTTGGGGTGAGAAGTGGAAGGAAAGCGATATTATCATTGAAGGTGATGTGTCGGCGCAGCAGGCGATCCGCTTTAATATTTTCCAGCTCAACCAGACGTATAACGGTGAAGATGACCGCCTGAACATTGGACCTAAAGGCTTTACCGGGGAAAAATACGGCGGCAGCACGTACTGGGATACTGAAGCTTACTGTGTGCCGTTCTATCTCAGCACTGCGGATTCCAGCATCGCCCGCAACCTGCTGATCTACCGCTACAAGCATCTGGAGAAGGCCAAGGAAAATGCCCGGAAGCTCGGCTTCAAAAAGGGTGCATTGTATCCGATGGTAACGATGAACGGCGAGGAATGCCACAATGAGTGGGAGATTACGTTTGAAGAGATCCACCGTAACGGTGCAATTGCTTATGCCATTTACAACTATGTGAACTATACCGGCGACAAAGCCTACCTCGGCCAATACGGCCTGGAGGTGCTGGTGGAAATCTCCCGCTTCTGGGAAGAACGCGTGCATTATGTACCGCGCAAGGACAAATATGTAATGCTCGGCGTAACCGGACCGAACGAATATGAGAATAACGTTAACAACAACTGGTACACCAATCGTATTGCCGCCTGGACGATGGAATATACGCTGGAGGCGCTGGCCTATCTGAAGGATAACGAAAGCAGCCGGTATGCTGAGCTTGCCGAGAAGCTGGAGCTTGCAGACAGTGAAACTGACAAGTGGAATGAAATCATCGCCAAAATGTACTATCCTGCGGATGAGGAGCTCGGTATTTTCCTGCAGCAGGACGGCTTCCTGGACAAGGAAATCATTCAGGTCAAGGACGTTCACCCGGAGAACCTTCCGCTGAATCAAAAATGGTCCTGGGACCGTATCCTGCGCTCCTGCTTCATCAAACAGGCTGATGTGCTCCAGGGACTATATTTCCTTGGCGACCGTTACGATCTGGATACCAAAAGACGGAATTTCGACTTCTATGAGCCGATTACCGTCCATGAGTCCTCCCTCTCCCCTTGCATCCATGCGATTCTCGCCTGCGAGCTGGGCTACAAGGAAAAGGCTTATGAAATGTATCTGCGCACCTCACGGCTTGATCTCGACAATTACAACAACGATACGGAAGACGGCTGCCATACCACAAGCATGGCGGGCACCTGGATGTCGGTTGTTCACGGCTTCGGCGGGCTTCGCGTACTGGCTGACCGCCTGGTACTGAACCCGTCCAATCCGGGACACTGGACCTCGTATTCGTTCAAAATCATGTTCCGCGGCTCCCGGCTTAAGGTCAACGTTACCGATGCACAGGTCACTGTTGTCAATGAAACGGACATTCCGGCTCCGGTTACTATTTTTGGCAAGGAATACACGGTGAACGGGCTTAGCAGCGTTACTGCTGAGGGGTCATCTGTAGCGGTTTGA
- the pgmB gene encoding beta-phosphoglucomutase — translation MSEIKACLFDLDGVLVDTAKYHYIAWRELAEELGFQFTEQDNERLKGVSRAASLNILLEIGGIELPEAEKARLAEQKNNRYVEYIAKMDSSEILPGALDFLKECRSRGIKVALGSASKNAMTILNNTGLTPYFDAIIDGTHTSAAKPDPEVFLLGAQALSAEPAHCVVFEDAEAGILAATRAGMRSVGIGSPETLSGANIVVPSLAGITVSRLQESFASV, via the coding sequence ATGTCAGAAATCAAAGCCTGCCTGTTCGACCTGGACGGCGTGCTCGTAGACACCGCAAAATATCATTACATTGCCTGGAGAGAACTGGCGGAAGAACTTGGATTCCAGTTCACCGAGCAGGATAATGAACGCCTCAAAGGCGTAAGCCGGGCTGCTTCACTCAATATTCTGCTGGAGATCGGCGGAATCGAGCTGCCCGAAGCGGAAAAAGCCCGCCTGGCGGAGCAAAAAAACAACCGCTATGTAGAATACATCGCCAAAATGGACAGTTCGGAAATTCTGCCCGGTGCACTTGATTTCCTCAAGGAGTGCCGCAGCCGGGGAATTAAAGTAGCCCTCGGCTCAGCCAGCAAAAATGCGATGACTATTCTGAACAATACCGGCCTGACCCCTTATTTCGATGCCATCATTGACGGCACCCATACCAGTGCAGCCAAGCCGGACCCGGAAGTCTTTTTGCTCGGAGCCCAGGCATTGTCGGCCGAACCGGCCCATTGCGTGGTGTTCGAAGATGCGGAAGCAGGCATTCTCGCCGCAACCCGTGCAGGCATGCGCAGTGTCGGCATCGGTTCCCCCGAGACGCTGTCCGGAGCAAATATTGTAGTTCCCTCCCTGGCCGGCATCACTGTTTCCAGGCTGCAGGAGTCTTTTGCAAGCGTTTGA
- a CDS encoding LacI family DNA-binding transcriptional regulator, whose amino-acid sequence MTVTIKDVAKKAGVSPSTVSRVLSGHPRISLETSRKVKVIMEEMGYTPNMMAKSLVSKTTNSICIILPKPAEELFSNLFFMELIRGIVTQSSRSGYDVLISSGANEKEELEAVSRLLKGRRVDGVILLYSRKDDAVIDFLESGGYPFVLVGRSDRYEDILSVDNDNVMAAFDATNHLISMGHERIGFVSGPPNLIVSRDRLEGYRRAMESSGLEMRSEWIVEGEFLQDSGYRAMSFFMNLPNRPTALVAVDDMVSFGVLRGLNELKYKVPEDLAIVSFNNIPLSELSSPPISSIDIGIYHLGYTASQVLIQTIQKPDNDDGYTNRFVIPHRLIVRESSMYAPGKK is encoded by the coding sequence ATGACAGTTACCATAAAGGACGTGGCTAAGAAAGCGGGAGTATCTCCCTCCACTGTATCCCGGGTGTTGTCAGGTCATCCAAGAATTAGCCTAGAAACTTCCCGCAAAGTCAAAGTGATTATGGAGGAAATGGGCTACACTCCGAATATGATGGCCAAAAGCCTGGTTTCGAAGACCACTAACAGCATCTGCATCATCCTGCCGAAGCCTGCTGAAGAGCTGTTCTCCAATCTGTTTTTTATGGAATTAATCCGCGGGATCGTGACTCAGTCGAGCAGATCCGGTTATGATGTGTTGATTAGCTCCGGAGCGAACGAGAAGGAAGAGCTTGAAGCTGTCTCCCGGCTGCTCAAGGGCCGCCGTGTTGACGGTGTTATTCTGCTGTATTCACGTAAAGACGATGCGGTAATCGATTTTCTGGAATCTGGCGGATATCCCTTTGTCCTGGTAGGACGGAGTGACCGCTATGAGGATATATTATCTGTGGATAACGATAATGTTATGGCTGCTTTTGACGCAACAAACCATTTGATATCCATGGGTCATGAGCGTATCGGCTTTGTCAGCGGACCGCCCAACCTCATTGTTTCCCGCGACCGTCTTGAGGGCTACCGCAGAGCAATGGAGAGCAGCGGTCTGGAAATGCGGAGTGAATGGATTGTGGAAGGCGAGTTTCTGCAGGATAGCGGCTACAGGGCGATGTCGTTTTTTATGAATCTCCCGAACCGCCCTACAGCGCTGGTAGCAGTCGATGATATGGTCTCCTTTGGAGTATTGCGCGGACTGAACGAACTGAAATACAAGGTCCCGGAAGATCTGGCGATTGTCAGCTTTAACAACATTCCGTTATCGGAGCTCTCCAGCCCGCCGATCAGCAGTATTGACATCGGAATTTATCATCTTGGCTATACGGCTTCCCAGGTGCTTATCCAGACCATTCAGAAGCCGGATAACGATGATGGATATACTAACCGTTTTGTCATCCCCCACCGTCTGATCGTCAGAGAGTCATCCATGTATGCTCCCGGGAAGAAATGA